The genome window GCGGTAAATCTCGAAAAATCCGCCTTTGAATTGCGCAAAATTGATGACACACCACCGGAAAAATTGACCGCGCTACAGCAACAGGTTTTCGACCAACTGGTTGGCGATGCATGGTTTTCCGTGAAAGATATCGAAAAGCTGCTCGGACGCGCCAATTTGCTGCACACGGTTCACAAATTGCGGCGAATCGGCGCAGTGGAAACACGTTACACGCCACCGCAACTTAAAAAAATTTACAAAACTATCGATTTTTTCCGGCTGTTGCCGGTATCGGATTGGAGCGAATCAGCGCAAAAAAAATATACCGACGAAACCACTCGCCGCAGCAAAGCGCACGACCTGATTGACTTTCTTTCGGAGGGAAATGTTGTTGACCGGAGCGAATTGCGGGAAGTCGGATTCGACAGCACGATCATCAAAAAATTGACTGACGAAGGCGTGCTCAACCGCGAGGAACGCGAAATTTTTCGCGCGCAAGTGCAGCATTTTCAGGAAGATATAAAATCCGTTGAGCTTAGCGATGAACAACAGGAATTTGTTTCCGATGCGGAGCCGTTTTTGGGCGAATCGCACAAATTCCAGCCGTTTTTGCTGCACGGCATCACCGGCAGCGGGAAAACCCAAATTTACATCGAGCTGATTCGCCGGACGCTGGCCGCCGGACAGGATGCCATTGTGCTCATCCCGGAAATCGTGCTGACGCCGCAAACTGTGGGGCGGTTTTCCCATTATTTTGGCGATGACGTTGCCGCCATCCACAGCCGTATTTCCCCCGGCGAAAAAACCGAAGTGCTCCAAAAATGTCGCGAAGGCAAGGTTCGCGTGGTGATCGGACCGCGTTCGGCAGTGTTCGCGCCATTCAAAAATCTGGGCATTATTATTGTGGATGAGGAGCACGAAAGCAGCTACAAACAAAGCGACGCAACGCCGCGTTACAACGCCCGCGATGTCGCGCTGTATCGTGCGTTTCTCAATAATATTCCCATCGTGCTCGGCTCCGCAACGCCCAGCATGGAAAGTTTGTTCAACGCGAAATCGGAAAAATACCGCTATTTTCACCTCTCCAAACGGATCAGCCAGCGCAATTTGCCGCGCACGCAGGTGGTGGATATCAAAGAGCAGTGGTTCAAAGGCGGCGAGCTGCCGCTGTATTCGGACAACCTGCTGCTGAAAATGGAAGCGAAGGTGCTCAGCCGTGAGCAGGCGATTATTTTGCAGAACCGCCGGGGCTATTCGCCATATATTTTGTGTCAGGAATGCGGGCATGTGGAGAAGTGCCCAAATTGTGATATTACATTAACTTATCACAATTTTGGAAAGCACCTGCGCTGCCATTATTGCGGCTACAACCAACCGGCACCAAGCCTTTGCCCGAACTGCCGGGGAATGGAAATTTTATACAAAGGCGTGGGCACACAACGGGTGGAAGAGGAAACAATGGCGCGTTTTCCGCATGCGAAAATGCTGCGGATGGATCAGGATACGACGCGGCGAAAGGATGATCACGCCAAAATTTTGGAGAGCTTTCGCAATCACGAAGCAGATTTTTTGATCGGCACGAAAATGATCGCCAAAGGGCTGGATTTTGAGCGGGTGACGCTGGTTGGCGTGGTGAATGCGGATCAGGGATTGAATTTCCCGGATTTCCGGGCGGTGGAAAAAACCTTTCAGTTGCTGGTGCAGGCTTCCGGCAGATCCGGGCGTGGCGCGAACAGCGGCGAGGTGGTAATCCAGACCTTCGATCCGCAGCATTATATCTACCAATTTTTGCTGACCCACGATTACCTGAAATTTTACGAACGGGAAATCGCCAGTCGAAAAGCGTTGAAATATCCGCCGTTTTCGCGGCTCTGCCTCATTCGCGTCATCGGCGATGACGAGGGCGCAGTGTTGCATTATTCGCAGGAAATTGCCAAATATTTGTGGCGCTGCAATGAGCAGAAACGTTACCAGGTGTTGGGTCCCGCGCCGGCACCGCTGGCGAAAATCAACAACCAGTATCGTTATCACGTTCTGCTGAAGCAACCCCGCGAAAACGATCCGTCGATGAGCTATTTGCGCAAAGTTGTCAAACAGGGCATCTACAAAAATCCCGATCTGAAAAAATGGCCGGTCGCCGTGCAGATTGATGTGGATCCGTTGGATATTTTGTGAGGAAAACGATGTTACGACATTTGTTTTTGACAATCTCATGCTTTACAACCTTCGCAATCGGGCAACCTGCAACATTGTTGGAAGTTCGAATTAACACGGATCAAACTGAATATATCAAAGGTGAATTGTTTCAAATAGATGTAAAAATAACAAATAACGATGTAAACCTGCTTGAACTGCAATCTCCACAATTACACCATAAATTGATCGTCAGACATTTGGAAGATAATTATGAATTCACTGTTAATTCGCTAGGCAGAGAAGATGTATTTTATCGGGAGTTATTGCCAGGAGAGAACCTATAATTTCTCAGTCACACCTTCTACTTATATGACTTATACCGAAGAAGGACTACAACGCCACCACTGGTTCCTGGGTATTACTGGAAAGAAGGCACATACCAGATAGAAATGGTCATTTGGAATCGCAAGAATGAACAATATGAATCCAATGTTTACGAATTCGTTGTTAAACCTGTGCCAGAGCAATATAATTCTTCGTTCAATATCTTGCGACATAAAAGCAGAAGTAACTTAGCTCCAACATACAAAGACATGATGAAAATATTTCTCTTAGAAAAAACGTCTATCTATCAGTATGAGATGTTTTATCTTTTATCACAAAACTTTGATGCTTCAAAACAGGTGAATTTAAAATAGAGCGAGTAACTGATCTCACAATCGATTTAAGAAATGCACTTTCAAATCTGATTATAGAGAAACCCAACAAACAATACATAATTCGATATGTAAGACATATTAAACATTTTGTAAACGAGAGTAAAAACTCATTTGCAGGCAAGGATCGTTGCTGCAAATAAAGCGTTTTAACCGAACTTGCTTTTGAGTCATATAACCAGATTCAGTCAAAACTTTGAGCGCCAAAGAACCGCAAACGGTATGAGAAATTATTACTGAATTTCTGGTTCAGGTTTTGAGCGGCGAAGAGAGAAAGAAAAGTCTGGTGCAGGTTTTTAAAATTAAAAAACCTGGCTTCGCTGCAACATTTTGCCTTCGTGGGATAAAATCCAGTCGCATATATGCGCCCCTTGCCATACCAATAATTTTGTAATTTTGCAGGGAATGCATATATACATAGTCCATAACGCCAACCCGTTATTTTCAATAAACTTATCTCAGGCAAGCAAGGTATCCGAATCAATGCCGGATTCGGATTGGAATGCTTTAAGCAGGGCAAAAAATTCCGCAACCGTGCGCACGCGCGGTCCTTTCCATTGCTGGTTCCACGGGCGATCGAGGCAAACGGCCAGCCGTCCAGTTTTTTGGAATTTTTCCAAATTCACCGTAAAATCATCCAGCAGCGCCAATCCGGGAACACGCTGTTTTTCGTGCTCGATGTGGATTTCGTTGGCAGGCACATCGTTTTTGCCGAGCCAGACCATCGTCGGGTAGCGGTGTGCGGGCGGCTGCGCAGTGACAATCACAATCTCAAAATCGTTCTCAAACTGGCGCAGCGCATCAATTTCGCCGGGATAGGCGGGCGCGTTTTCCAAAATTTCCCGGGCAAATTGCCCGTCCATAAACTGGTAAATTTCTTTGCCGATCGGGTAAAAATGTTCCAGCGCCCAATCCGTCACCGGCTTGATGGTGTGGTCAGGAAATTCCCGAAGATAAACGGCGTTCAGCGAGCTTACGTAGTCCCGCAAAACGCCGTCAACATCAATTAAAACGCGTTCTTTTTTGGTGTGGGTCATAATAAAAAGTAGGATTTTTCAGAATCATAAATATTAAACAGAGCATCCTGAGTGACCGGTCGCTTTTTTTGCGATCGGTTGTATCGAGGGTTGCGGTAATTGCATTTTTCACCGCACCCTTCGATACGCCCCGTTGGGGCTACTCAGGATGCTCCAATTGTGCAAATATTCAATCTATTTTCAACAAACTTATCCGTCGATGTAATTTTCCGCATTGTCCACCGCAATGGTGTCGCCGTTGATCCACTGGGCGTTCATGCTGCACAGCGCGACCATTGCATCGGCGATATCTTCCGGCGTGGTGAGGCGTCCGGCGGGATTGCGATACAGCGCGGTTTTGATCATGTGATCGCTGCCGGGAATTTTTTCCAGCGCCGGCGTGACGGTTACGCCCGCACGAATCGCGTTCACGGTTGTGCCGATATGCCCGAGTTCCAACGCCAACTGGCGGCAATAGGATTCCAGCGCAGCTTTGGCGGAACTGACCGCACCGTAGCTGCGAACCGCTTTGTCCGCACCGTGGCTGGTCATCGCGAACACGCGCGATCCGTGTCCGAGCAACCCGCGGAAGTAACATTCCTGCGTCCAGTACACCAGCGAATTTGCCATCACGTCCAGCGTCATGGACAGGTTCGCGCGGGTCATTGCAGCGCTTTCTTCATCGATAAATTTTTTGAGCGTGCCGAACGCGAGGCTGTGCATCAGCACTTTCAGGTGTTGTCCATCGGGAATTTCCGCACGAACTTTGTCGGCGATTTCCTTTTGTTTGCCTTCATCCGCGGCGTTGGCGTTGTAAAATGTGCACCGGACGCCCTCAGCTTCTATTTTGCCGATAATTTCTTCCACCTTCGGCATGGTTGCCCGGCGATCGAGGTGAACGCCAAAAATGTCGTAACCCTCTTTTGCCAAACGGATTGCAGCGGCAGCGCCGAAACCGCTGCTGCTGCCCAAAATTAGTGCGTATTTTTTGTCACTCATAATATTCTCCATCGTTTTTCTGATAACCCGGCTAATATAACCAACCGGGGACTTTTTTCAAATTGTTAAAACGCAAAGGAAATTCCGATGTGGAAATTCCCGGCGGATTCGCCCGGTTTTGGGAACCATTTCCAGCCGTAATCGAAGCGCACCGGACCGAACGGCGTGATCACCGCCAACCCGATACCGGAGCCCATTTTCAGCGAGAAATTTTCGAATTCGGAGCTGCTCTGAAAAATGTTGCCGCCATCGATAAACGTTTCCGCCTGAAACAGCCAAAACAACGGAATCCGCAATTCTGCATTGGCCAAAAAGAGGTATTTCCCGCCGAGCGGTTCCTGCTGCTCGTTGCCGTCACCATCGATGTAGGTGATAATTTCACCGATAAACCGCTCCGGATATCCGCGAACCGTGTTTGCCCCACCAATGTAAAATCGCTCCGATTGCGGGATAAACTGAACGTCTTGCGCATCTCCCATTTCGATCAATCCGGCAGCACGAATGCGGGTTGCGAACACCCATTTTTGCTGCAACGGAAATTTTTGGTAACGGCTCCACTGCATGTTGAATTTGTAAAACAGGTTGGTGACGAGCGTATCCTGTGCCTGTCCCGCAAAAATCGGGCGGCTGCGGGTGTAGGCAAATTTGTTGTAAAATTCCGTGAGATAGCCGCGATTTGGGGTAAACAAATTGTCCCGCCGGTCTTTCACCGGCACAAAAGTGATGGCATAAATCAGATCCTGACCACCGGCGATCAGGTTGGTCAACTCGCTGAGATTCACCCGGGAAATATCGGTGTTTTCCTGCAAATCCACTTTTTGGAACGAAATTCCGGCGGTGTACGACCAGTAATTTTCGAACACATGCGAAATATTGAACGACGTTTCCAGCGATGTCGCCGGTAAATTGGTGATCGGCGGGCTTTCGTCCGTCAGCGAAATTTTGAAAACGCCGGGCGTTCGCGTATTCAGCACCCACGGCTCCACAAATGTGAATGAATACTGGTTTCGCGGATTGAGCAATTTGCGCGGCGAGTTGGGCGTTTCGCGCCCATAGTGCAGCGACGGCACTACCTGCAGCGATATGCTGCGCGCCGTTCCGGCGATGTTCCGGTGACCGCCTTCCGCCGTAAAATCGAACGTGGTGATGTTCCCTTTGGCATCGTCCTGCTCGTTGCCGACACCAAACCGGAAACCCAGCCAGGCCATTTTTTTCTCAGCCAGTTTCCAGTGCAACACCACTTGCGAGGGATCGTTCGTTTTGGGCACCAATTCGTAATTCACATATTGGAACAATCCCGTGCTGTAAATATTTTTTTGCGATTTGTCAATTTTTTGCCGGGAAAACAAATCACCTTTGTCGATTTCCATTTCCCGGCGCAACAAAAATCGCTTCACATGTTGATCGCCTTCAAACGCAAAAGTCACATCCGCAATGTGGACAGTTACGCCCTCATCCACTGTAAAATTGAGCACAATCAACGTATCTTCAACAATTTTGCGATCGACTGTCAGTACGATATACGGCTTGCCATTATTCGTGTAAAGCGTTTCGATCCGGTTGATGCCCGCATCCACTTCCGATTGTTGATACGGCTGCCCTTCTTTCAAATACACCCGATCGTATAAATGGATGGTTTTGTATTGCTCATTTCCGGTAAAATTTTTCTCTTTCAAATAGTAGCGTTTGCCCTCGTTCACCTGAAAATCGAGCACAATTTCGTCGCCGTCTTTGTTCACTTTGTAATCCACATACACGTTCAAAAATCCGCGCATCTGGTAATAATTGGTGAGCAAAATGCGATCGAGGTTGGCAAAACGTGCGTTGAATTTCTTCTTTTCCTGCGATTTCAACAGGTTTTTCAATTCTTTTTCGGGAAAAGCATCCGTGCCCGAAAAGGTAATTTTCCGGACTTTCAGATTTGATTGCGCAACAGCGATTCCCCCGAAAAGGCACAGCCAGATCGCCAGCAAATATATTAAAAAAGGGTGGTTTCTTTGGTTCATTTATCGATTGTTATGTTACGAAATTATTGGTGATGCCAGCCGCTTTTCGGCAGGCGCAGGGCGCAGAAAATCAAAAGCCAGTTTGCCAGTTGATATCAAACTGAACTTTATTGTTGCCTTCCAATGTTTTTTGGTAAATCGTTGAAAATGACCAACTTCGGTTGAGCCGGTACTGCAGATAAATCTGGTTGCCAGCCTCCCACGATAGCTGCGGCGCGGGCACATTTCCCAATCCGGTGGATGCCAGCCGCGAGCGATATTCCAGATACAAATTCGGCGTGAGATATTTCCCCAGCGACAGCGTAGAGGGCTGATTCAGCTTGCTGGAGAAAAAGCTGTCCTGCTGATCCAGCCGGATCTGATCCAGCCCGGTGAAGGTGCGCGCCTCCCGTTCAATGGATGAAACCAGCGCCTGCGTGAGCACCTGCTCCCCGCGCGATAGCAAAATATCTTGCGCATCCGATCCGCCAAGCTGGTCGAACGTCATCCCGAACAGCAGCAGCGCGAGTTGATCCTTCACTTCGTAATTGAGCACGTTGCCCTGCTCATCCTGAATCACAATTTCTTTTTCCGGCGAATCGATTTTGCCGTGCACGTTCAGCAAAAATGTGAGTTGCTGATCGCGAATCTGATCTTTTTTGAACGTTCGGGCGGTCAGGTTCAGCTCCGGCAATTCCTTGGGATTGACAAACTCAATCTTCCCGTCTTCGATTTTGAATTCCTCACCCTGCACAAAATACACGCCGCTGGTGTTCAGCGAACCGGACATTTCCAGCTCGGAGCGCGGCTGCGAAATCACCCGCAGTTCGCCGTCGATGGCCATGTCAAAACTGTTGAGCGTTTCGTAACTGCGCACGTTGAAATTCGAGGGAATTTCGATATTCAGATTGTAAATCACAAACGGCGGTTCTTCCCGCACATTGGTTTCAAACAGCAGGTTTTTTTCCGATTCCACGAAATCGAATTCCACATCGCCTTCCACAATGGTGATGTCGCCGGCGACCAAAATGGTGTCGCGCCCGGTGACGGTCAGGTTGCGCGTATCGATCACAACTTGCGTATTTTCAAGGAAATAGTTGAAATACGCATCGTCGATATTCATGCTTAAATTGACGCGCGGACGGGTGACATCCGCCAAATCGACCCATCCGCTGCCACGAATATCGCCGCGAACCGGCTCCTCATAAAACAACGATTTGACGCTCTGGAACCAACGCTGCAAAAAATTGCCGCGCCGTTTCGGTTTTGGCGAACGCGCTGTAAAATCATCGATCACCAGTCGCGTGCCCTCCAAATGCCCGGAAGTGTTAATGTCGTCGATGCTGTTTTCCACTTTCGAGAGATAAAATCGCCCGTCTTTTACGCTGAATGCCAGCGCCTCAAATTGCGGATTATCGTAATCGCCTTTCAGATGCGCATTGGCGGTAATGTCGCCAACCAGCCGCTCCAGTTCCGGATTTATCGCATTCAAAAAATTGAGGCTATCTTCTTTAATTTCAACAAATAACTCGAGATATTTATCGCTAAAAATACTGTCCGGCTGATCGGGATTCCACGACAGCGCTTTCTCCCCGCGAACCTTGATTTCCGAATTCAGGAAGTTGATATCCGCACTGTTGATGACCAGATTATCCGGCTGCATTTCCGCATCGACAACCAGCGCCGGAAATTCGTAATCGCCGTATTTTACAGATTTTCCCTCCAGCGACAGCGTTGCCTGCGGTTTTTGCCAGCTACCGCCGATATCCAGTCGCCCGGTGATCGCGCCCGCCACCGGCACGGTCGATTGCAACAAAAAATTATAATCTTCGATCTGGAAATTGCCAAAAACCACGTTGAAACCGAGCGGAATATCCCGCGCAACCGCAACTTCCTGCCCGCTGTCGCTTTCGGCGAGTTCGAATTCCACGTTTCCGTTCACATCCATATACGAATCGTTTTGCCCCTCAAAACTGATCACGTTGATGGACAGCCGTTTATCCGCGATTGAAAAATCGCCGTATGCCCGCCCGATTTGGGTGGAGTCGATCGCCAGTTCGTTAAAATTGACGTTGATATCCACCTCCGGATTGTCCAGCGCGCCATACAATTCCACGTCCGTATCCACAAAACCGCTCAATTCGTGATCCCAAAAAATGTATTCGTTGAACGGCGCCAGCCGGATGTTTTGCAGTTGCAATTGCAAGTTGCTGTTGCCGCCTTCCGAGAGCAGCAGCGTTCCGTCCGCGCTGATTTCACCGGATTCCGCCGCAACCAGTTTCAGCGGTTCGATGATCAGCGAATCGCCGCCATACAACCGGACATTCAACGGCGTATCGTTGCGAATATTGTATTTTTCGTAATCGAGCTGGAAATGGGACAGCGAGAGCGTCAGCAGGCTATCGCTGAACGTAAATTCGCCGGCCGATTCGATAGAATTTTCCTCGCTGTAAAATTGGAACGGATCGAACGTGATGCGATTGCCATCGAACTGAAATTGCGCCAAACCGCTGGTTAAAAATACATCGCCGATGTAACCGGTGGCTAATTCCAGATCGAAAAAGCCCTGCCGTTTGCTGGCGAGATCGGCAATTTTTGTATCGCCGCTGATCCCGTAAACAACTGTTTTATCATAAGTTAAGCTGTCGAGATAAATATAGCCGTCCAGCGATGGATCGGTCATTTTACCGGTGAGCCGCAGTTCCATGCTGCCGGCGCCGCCGATGTTTTCAATTGCCAGCCGTTTCGCCAGCGAATCGAGTGAATTGCGCTCGGTTGTCAGCGAAACATCCAGAATTTGATCACGCGAAAGCGTTCCTGCCAT of Calditrichia bacterium contains these proteins:
- the priA gene encoding primosomal protein N' encodes the protein MPENYPNQIANVLLPIPVDEPFSYAIPEEFADLIAPGVQVIVPVGERFSPGIVFGIDTPENSERKLKPIEDVIDPDPFVGDDLLKLIHWISEYYICHLGEALRLLNTAVNLEKSAFELRKIDDTPPEKLTALQQQVFDQLVGDAWFSVKDIEKLLGRANLLHTVHKLRRIGAVETRYTPPQLKKIYKTIDFFRLLPVSDWSESAQKKYTDETTRRSKAHDLIDFLSEGNVVDRSELREVGFDSTIIKKLTDEGVLNREEREIFRAQVQHFQEDIKSVELSDEQQEFVSDAEPFLGESHKFQPFLLHGITGSGKTQIYIELIRRTLAAGQDAIVLIPEIVLTPQTVGRFSHYFGDDVAAIHSRISPGEKTEVLQKCREGKVRVVIGPRSAVFAPFKNLGIIIVDEEHESSYKQSDATPRYNARDVALYRAFLNNIPIVLGSATPSMESLFNAKSEKYRYFHLSKRISQRNLPRTQVVDIKEQWFKGGELPLYSDNLLLKMEAKVLSREQAIILQNRRGYSPYILCQECGHVEKCPNCDITLTYHNFGKHLRCHYCGYNQPAPSLCPNCRGMEILYKGVGTQRVEEETMARFPHAKMLRMDQDTTRRKDDHAKILESFRNHEADFLIGTKMIAKGLDFERVTLVGVVNADQGLNFPDFRAVEKTFQLLVQASGRSGRGANSGEVVIQTFDPQHYIYQFLLTHDYLKFYEREIASRKALKYPPFSRLCLIRVIGDDEGAVLHYSQEIAKYLWRCNEQKRYQVLGPAPAPLAKINNQYRYHVLLKQPRENDPSMSYLRKVVKQGIYKNPDLKKWPVAVQIDVDPLDIL
- a CDS encoding SDR family oxidoreductase, giving the protein MSDKKYALILGSSSGFGAAAAIRLAKEGYDIFGVHLDRRATMPKVEEIIGKIEAEGVRCTFYNANAADEGKQKEIADKVRAEIPDGQHLKVLMHSLAFGTLKKFIDEESAAMTRANLSMTLDVMANSLVYWTQECYFRGLLGHGSRVFAMTSHGADKAVRSYGAVSSAKAALESYCRQLALELGHIGTTVNAIRAGVTVTPALEKIPGSDHMIKTALYRNPAGRLTTPEDIADAMVALCSMNAQWINGDTIAVDNAENYIDG
- a CDS encoding BamA/TamA family outer membrane protein, with amino-acid sequence MNQRNHPFLIYLLAIWLCLFGGIAVAQSNLKVRKITFSGTDAFPEKELKNLLKSQEKKKFNARFANLDRILLTNYYQMRGFLNVYVDYKVNKDGDEIVLDFQVNEGKRYYLKEKNFTGNEQYKTIHLYDRVYLKEGQPYQQSEVDAGINRIETLYTNNGKPYIVLTVDRKIVEDTLIVLNFTVDEGVTVHIADVTFAFEGDQHVKRFLLRREMEIDKGDLFSRQKIDKSQKNIYSTGLFQYVNYELVPKTNDPSQVVLHWKLAEKKMAWLGFRFGVGNEQDDAKGNITTFDFTAEGGHRNIAGTARSISLQVVPSLHYGRETPNSPRKLLNPRNQYSFTFVEPWVLNTRTPGVFKISLTDESPPITNLPATSLETSFNISHVFENYWSYTAGISFQKVDLQENTDISRVNLSELTNLIAGGQDLIYAITFVPVKDRRDNLFTPNRGYLTEFYNKFAYTRSRPIFAGQAQDTLVTNLFYKFNMQWSRYQKFPLQQKWVFATRIRAAGLIEMGDAQDVQFIPQSERFYIGGANTVRGYPERFIGEIITYIDGDGNEQQEPLGGKYLFLANAELRIPLFWLFQAETFIDGGNIFQSSSEFENFSLKMGSGIGLAVITPFGPVRFDYGWKWFPKPGESAGNFHIGISFAF